In Archocentrus centrarchus isolate MPI-CPG fArcCen1 chromosome 16, fArcCen1, whole genome shotgun sequence, a single window of DNA contains:
- the cd79a gene encoding B-cell antigen receptor complex-associated protein alpha chain, translating into MGIVVILVFSGLVASSTVGFALSELTLEADRPSMSVPVLGNALLQCCWKSKSVTYTWVKQTSNYTLSFLNGTGSVTSSNGVFCGQLKFTQVQLDQTAFYSCMLNNGSDVTHGTYLRVYEPLKKTINLSETTKNKILIAEGFLLLLCVLLPSSILLFKSKELNDLEKKNAKKEEENIYQGLNLDDCCATYDQIERSQTQGPYQDVGNIKEEEEEIQLEKP; encoded by the exons ATGGGTATAGTTGTAATATTAGTCTTCTCCGGCTTGGTGG CTTCTTCAACAGTGGGCTTTGCTTTGAGTGAGCTGACTTTAGAAGCAGACAGACCCTCAATGAGTGTGCCGGTCTTGGGAAATGCTTTACTGCAATGCTGCTGGAAATCAAAGTCAGTGACATACACTTGGGTCAAGCAAACATCCAACTATACTCTGAGTTTTCTAAATGGAACAGGCTCAGTAACAAGCTCTAATGGCGTTTTTTGTGGCCAACTAAAGTTCACTCAAGTACAGCTGGACCAAACTGCCTTTTACAGCTGTATGCTGAATAATGGCAGTGATGTTACACATGGAACCTACCTGCGCGTCtatg AGCCACTGAAGAAGACCATAAACCTCAGTGAAACCACCAAAAACAAGATCCTGATCGCTGAAGGATTCttactgttactgtgtgtgctgctgcctTCTTCCATTCTTCTGTTCAAG TCCAAGGAGCTTAATGATCTGGAAAAGAAGAACGCaaagaaggaagaggaaaaTATATATCAG GGGCTAAATCTGGATGATTGTTGTGCAACATACGATCAGATTGAGCGCTCCCAAACACAGGGCCCGTACCAGGATGTGGGCAATAttaaggaagaagaggaagaaatccAGCTGGAGAAACCATAA
- the lipeb gene encoding hormone-sensitive lipase isoform X1 — translation MASSKKGSGNNRLEKGVNGRRSSKHKEGPVVMDTKAVFAALYSVCEENAAFFSGGAKGSQGDAARRLVEAMKQIQEHARSLEPVISGFANVYHHFDFDPHIPANGYRSLVKVVRCCLLHIIHKGRYITANRRSIFFRATHNAGEMEAYCSALCQLRALLYLAQRMLHDNSHGDLFFQDESGLSESFVREYASMHKGCFYGRCLGFQFTPAIRPFLQTIAIGLVAFGENYKRHQSGIVEAGGIAPYGVAASSFFTSGKYAIDPELRGTEFDRITQNLDVHFWKTFWNITETEVLSGLASMTSTQVKVNRALSVPPVSFDLPSVANHRASVTIAPPSAHIGIAPVQMRLISYDLREGQDSETLLSLSRSEGGAISLSLGLKTKRLPSSPFLLIHFHGGGFVAQTSKSHEPYLKSWSQDLGVPILSVDYSLAPEAPFPRALEECFYAYCWALRNHHLLGWTGEKVCLAGDSAGGNLCVTTSMRAAAFGVRMPDGIVAAYPATLLTAYASPSRLLTLMDPLLPLSVLSRCLSAYAGSEPQTEKQVEKVSTLSLVRRDTALLLRDFRQGASNWIHSLLDSSRASASTSTAAEAPPEATDAVRKSVSAASISSPHTDPPVHTDLSDFSNRKLSVKSHTCQDLGSHNNRIPSSAPLLSERAPEDVSFFLSKDEDPTMTTDLSSVAIPPPAGEEGSQQEHPREFPLGFEPLRSERMAEMKVASSPVVKDPFCSPLLAPDSMLKGLPPLHIVACALDPMLDDSVMFAKRLRNIDQPVTLCVVDDLPHGFLSLSQLSRETREAANVCVERIRAVFTQDTPPEPRKHRKLERTDGGVAASSGETSPVFVGPIEGGELAVGRGAKIADGEGSVAVAAQNNTDAGGIGA, via the exons ATGGCGTCTAGCAAGAAGGGGAGTGGGAACAACAGATTGGAAAAAGGTGTGAATGGAAGACGCTCGTCTAAGCACAAAGAAGGTCCAGTGG TGATGGATACCAAGGCAGTGTTTGCAGCCCTGTACAGCGTGTGTGAAGAAaatgcagctttcttctcaGGAGGAGCCAAGGGGTCGCAGGGTGATGCGGCACGGCGGCTGGTGGAGGCCATGAAGCAGATTCAGGAGCACGCTCGCAGTCTGGAACCTGTTATTTCTGGCTTTGCTAATGTTTACCATCACTTTGACTTTGACCCACATATACCTGCTAATGGCTATCGCTCCCTGGTCAAG GTTGTGCGTTGCTGCCTTCTCCACATCATCCACAAGGGCCGCTACATCACAGCCAACCGCCGCAGCATCTTCTTCCGAGCAACGCACAATGCCGGGGAAATGGAGGCGTACTGCAGTGCTCTGTGCCAGCTGCGTGCCCTGCTGTACCTGGCTCAGCGGATGCTGCATGACAACAGCCACGGCGATCTGTTTTTCCAGGATGAAAGCGGCCTCAGCGAGAGTTTTGTCCGTGAATACGCATCCATGCATAAGGGTTGCTTCTATGGCCGTTGCCTGGGCTTTCAG TTCACTCCAGCCATTCGCCCCTTTCTTCAGACCATCGCCATCGGCCTTGTGGCCTTTGGAGAAAACTACAAGCGGCATCAGTCAGGAATAG TGGAAGCAGGAGGTATTGCACCATATG GTGTAGCAGCCAGCTCTTTCTTTACCTCAGGAAAGTATGCCATTGACcctgagttgagagggacagaATTTGACCGCATCACCCAGAACCTGGATGTTCATTTCTGGAAGACATTCTGGAACATCACTGAGACTGAGGTCCTGTCG GGGCTCGCCAGTATGACATCCACTCAAGTTAAGGTAAACCGAGCCCTTTCTGTGCCTCCTGTGTCCTTTGACCTTCCCTCGGTGGCCAACCACAGAGCATCAGTAACTATAGCTCCACCATCAGCACACATCGGCATTGCTCCTGTTCAGATGAGACTAATTTCTTATGACCTGCGTGAAGGACAG GATAGTGAAACGCTGCTGTCTCTCTCCCGCTCTGAGGGGGGTGCTATCTCTCTTTCCCTCGGGCTCAAGACCAAACGCCTCCCCTCTTCTCCATTCCTCCTGATCCACTTCCATGGCGGAGGCTTTGTGGCACAGACCTCCAAGTCTCATGAG CCCTATCTGAAGAGTTGGTCCCAGGACCTTGGTGTCCCCATCTTGTCAGTGGACTACTCTCTGGCCCCTGAGGCCCCCTTCCCGCGGGCCCTAGAGGAGTGTTTCTATGCCTACTGCTGGGCTCTGAGGAACCACCACCTATTAG gaTGGACTGGAGAGAAGGTGTGTCTGGCTGGTGACAGTGCAGGAGGCAACTTATGTGTGACAACATCGATGCGTGCCGCTGCCTTTGGTGTGCGAATGCCAGATGGCATCGTGGCAGCCTATCCTGCTACCCTGCTGACGGCCTACGCATCGCCTTCCCGTCTGCTAACGCTCATGGATCCCCTGCTGCCTCTCAGTGTGCTCTCTAGGTGTCTCAGTGCCTACGCAg GCAGTGAGCCACAGACTGAGAAGCAGGTAGAGAAGGTGAGCACGCTGAGCCTGGTGAGGAGAGACACAGCACTTCTGCTGCGAGATTTCCGACAGGGAGCCTCCAACTGGATCCACTCTCTGCTGGATTCTAGCAGAGCCTCAGCCTCCACCAGCACAGCTGCAGAGGCACCGCCAGAAGCCACAG ATGCAGTGAGGAAGAGTGTTTCAGCGGCGTCCATCTCTTCTCCTCACACAGACCCTCCAGTCCACACGGATCTCTCCGACTTCTCCAACCGGAAATTATCAGTGAAGAGCCATACATGCCAGGACTTGGGATCCCACAACAATCGCATTCCCAGCAGTGCACCGCTGCTCTCTGAGCGTGCT CCAGAAGATGTCAGTTTCTTCCTCTCCAAGGATGAAGATCCCACAATGACCACTGACCTGTCTTCAGTGGCTATACCACCTCCTGCTGGAGAggagggctctcagcaggagcacCCCAGGGAATTTCCGCTTGGGTTTGAGCCCCTGCGCTCAGAGAGGATGGCAGAGATGAAGGTGGCAAGTTCTCCAGTGGTTAAGGATCCTTTCTGCTCACCTCTGCTGGCCCCTGACAGCATGCTGAAAGGGCTGCCACCTCTACACATTGTG GCTTGTGCACTAGACCCCATGCTGGATGACTCTGTGATGTTTGCAAAGCGTTTGAGGAACATAGACCAGCCCGtcactctgtgtgtggtggACGACCTCCCCCATGGCTTCCTCAGCCTATCCCAACTCTCAAGGGAGACGAGAGAGGCTGCCAATGTCTGCGTGGAGCGAATTCGCGCCGTCTTCACCCAGGACACACCCCCAGAGCCACGGAAGCACCGCAAGCTGGAACGGACTGATGGGGGTGTGGCAGCCTCTTCAGGGGAAACCAGTCCTGTCTTTGTTGGCCCTATTGAGGGAGGGGAGCTAGCTGTCGGGAGAGGGGCTAAAATTGCTGATGGGGAGGGCTCAGTTGCTGTGGCAGCCCAGAATAACACTGACGCTGGTGGCATCGGAGCTTAA
- the lipeb gene encoding hormone-sensitive lipase isoform X2: MASSKKGSGNNRLEKGVNGRRSSKHKEGPVVMDTKAVFAALYSVCEENAAFFSGGAKGSQGDAARRLVEAMKQIQEHARSLEPVISGFANVYHHFDFDPHIPANGYRSLVKVVRCCLLHIIHKGRYITANRRSIFFRATHNAGEMEAYCSALCQLRALLYLAQRMLHDNSHGDLFFQDESGLSESFVREYASMHKGCFYGRCLGFQFTPAIRPFLQTIAIGLVAFGENYKRHQSGIGVAASSFFTSGKYAIDPELRGTEFDRITQNLDVHFWKTFWNITETEVLSGLASMTSTQVKVNRALSVPPVSFDLPSVANHRASVTIAPPSAHIGIAPVQMRLISYDLREGQDSETLLSLSRSEGGAISLSLGLKTKRLPSSPFLLIHFHGGGFVAQTSKSHEPYLKSWSQDLGVPILSVDYSLAPEAPFPRALEECFYAYCWALRNHHLLGWTGEKVCLAGDSAGGNLCVTTSMRAAAFGVRMPDGIVAAYPATLLTAYASPSRLLTLMDPLLPLSVLSRCLSAYAGSEPQTEKQVEKVSTLSLVRRDTALLLRDFRQGASNWIHSLLDSSRASASTSTAAEAPPEATDAVRKSVSAASISSPHTDPPVHTDLSDFSNRKLSVKSHTCQDLGSHNNRIPSSAPLLSERAPEDVSFFLSKDEDPTMTTDLSSVAIPPPAGEEGSQQEHPREFPLGFEPLRSERMAEMKVASSPVVKDPFCSPLLAPDSMLKGLPPLHIVACALDPMLDDSVMFAKRLRNIDQPVTLCVVDDLPHGFLSLSQLSRETREAANVCVERIRAVFTQDTPPEPRKHRKLERTDGGVAASSGETSPVFVGPIEGGELAVGRGAKIADGEGSVAVAAQNNTDAGGIGA; the protein is encoded by the exons ATGGCGTCTAGCAAGAAGGGGAGTGGGAACAACAGATTGGAAAAAGGTGTGAATGGAAGACGCTCGTCTAAGCACAAAGAAGGTCCAGTGG TGATGGATACCAAGGCAGTGTTTGCAGCCCTGTACAGCGTGTGTGAAGAAaatgcagctttcttctcaGGAGGAGCCAAGGGGTCGCAGGGTGATGCGGCACGGCGGCTGGTGGAGGCCATGAAGCAGATTCAGGAGCACGCTCGCAGTCTGGAACCTGTTATTTCTGGCTTTGCTAATGTTTACCATCACTTTGACTTTGACCCACATATACCTGCTAATGGCTATCGCTCCCTGGTCAAG GTTGTGCGTTGCTGCCTTCTCCACATCATCCACAAGGGCCGCTACATCACAGCCAACCGCCGCAGCATCTTCTTCCGAGCAACGCACAATGCCGGGGAAATGGAGGCGTACTGCAGTGCTCTGTGCCAGCTGCGTGCCCTGCTGTACCTGGCTCAGCGGATGCTGCATGACAACAGCCACGGCGATCTGTTTTTCCAGGATGAAAGCGGCCTCAGCGAGAGTTTTGTCCGTGAATACGCATCCATGCATAAGGGTTGCTTCTATGGCCGTTGCCTGGGCTTTCAG TTCACTCCAGCCATTCGCCCCTTTCTTCAGACCATCGCCATCGGCCTTGTGGCCTTTGGAGAAAACTACAAGCGGCATCAGTCAGGAATAG GTGTAGCAGCCAGCTCTTTCTTTACCTCAGGAAAGTATGCCATTGACcctgagttgagagggacagaATTTGACCGCATCACCCAGAACCTGGATGTTCATTTCTGGAAGACATTCTGGAACATCACTGAGACTGAGGTCCTGTCG GGGCTCGCCAGTATGACATCCACTCAAGTTAAGGTAAACCGAGCCCTTTCTGTGCCTCCTGTGTCCTTTGACCTTCCCTCGGTGGCCAACCACAGAGCATCAGTAACTATAGCTCCACCATCAGCACACATCGGCATTGCTCCTGTTCAGATGAGACTAATTTCTTATGACCTGCGTGAAGGACAG GATAGTGAAACGCTGCTGTCTCTCTCCCGCTCTGAGGGGGGTGCTATCTCTCTTTCCCTCGGGCTCAAGACCAAACGCCTCCCCTCTTCTCCATTCCTCCTGATCCACTTCCATGGCGGAGGCTTTGTGGCACAGACCTCCAAGTCTCATGAG CCCTATCTGAAGAGTTGGTCCCAGGACCTTGGTGTCCCCATCTTGTCAGTGGACTACTCTCTGGCCCCTGAGGCCCCCTTCCCGCGGGCCCTAGAGGAGTGTTTCTATGCCTACTGCTGGGCTCTGAGGAACCACCACCTATTAG gaTGGACTGGAGAGAAGGTGTGTCTGGCTGGTGACAGTGCAGGAGGCAACTTATGTGTGACAACATCGATGCGTGCCGCTGCCTTTGGTGTGCGAATGCCAGATGGCATCGTGGCAGCCTATCCTGCTACCCTGCTGACGGCCTACGCATCGCCTTCCCGTCTGCTAACGCTCATGGATCCCCTGCTGCCTCTCAGTGTGCTCTCTAGGTGTCTCAGTGCCTACGCAg GCAGTGAGCCACAGACTGAGAAGCAGGTAGAGAAGGTGAGCACGCTGAGCCTGGTGAGGAGAGACACAGCACTTCTGCTGCGAGATTTCCGACAGGGAGCCTCCAACTGGATCCACTCTCTGCTGGATTCTAGCAGAGCCTCAGCCTCCACCAGCACAGCTGCAGAGGCACCGCCAGAAGCCACAG ATGCAGTGAGGAAGAGTGTTTCAGCGGCGTCCATCTCTTCTCCTCACACAGACCCTCCAGTCCACACGGATCTCTCCGACTTCTCCAACCGGAAATTATCAGTGAAGAGCCATACATGCCAGGACTTGGGATCCCACAACAATCGCATTCCCAGCAGTGCACCGCTGCTCTCTGAGCGTGCT CCAGAAGATGTCAGTTTCTTCCTCTCCAAGGATGAAGATCCCACAATGACCACTGACCTGTCTTCAGTGGCTATACCACCTCCTGCTGGAGAggagggctctcagcaggagcacCCCAGGGAATTTCCGCTTGGGTTTGAGCCCCTGCGCTCAGAGAGGATGGCAGAGATGAAGGTGGCAAGTTCTCCAGTGGTTAAGGATCCTTTCTGCTCACCTCTGCTGGCCCCTGACAGCATGCTGAAAGGGCTGCCACCTCTACACATTGTG GCTTGTGCACTAGACCCCATGCTGGATGACTCTGTGATGTTTGCAAAGCGTTTGAGGAACATAGACCAGCCCGtcactctgtgtgtggtggACGACCTCCCCCATGGCTTCCTCAGCCTATCCCAACTCTCAAGGGAGACGAGAGAGGCTGCCAATGTCTGCGTGGAGCGAATTCGCGCCGTCTTCACCCAGGACACACCCCCAGAGCCACGGAAGCACCGCAAGCTGGAACGGACTGATGGGGGTGTGGCAGCCTCTTCAGGGGAAACCAGTCCTGTCTTTGTTGGCCCTATTGAGGGAGGGGAGCTAGCTGTCGGGAGAGGGGCTAAAATTGCTGATGGGGAGGGCTCAGTTGCTGTGGCAGCCCAGAATAACACTGACGCTGGTGGCATCGGAGCTTAA